In Phoenix dactylifera cultivar Barhee BC4 chromosome 11, palm_55x_up_171113_PBpolish2nd_filt_p, whole genome shotgun sequence, the following are encoded in one genomic region:
- the LOC103724243 gene encoding nuclear pore complex protein NUP1-like isoform X7: protein MSVVAYEGGGGGKFPKRSSRWSPATPYNRPPAAARGLLRGRHAAAAESGGSGWLSKLLDPASRIIARSASRLLSSVSRKRLADPPAAPEGNYQSRQEVPEVPSINSSSEVQERHGHGGGNPKDNHDAGGAHQEINPDSGGISELEQLLKQKTFTRVELECLTELLRLRTIEPSTSQPAVNHENEEKANVSGQGIQNKVSTAEPSTSQPADIHDQKEKANVPEQEAVASFRLHGSVTTPFSLAIPVETASPAEIAKTYMGSRSSKVSLSTLSLRSQIFQEDAAPYARKSFNMAIAPRFVVRFSGIPDLTENGYTTPRPHGRSAIYRMSRSPYFKAHPMTNIRGGRPVDGYSGPSTSSQWTSTNILQSGSKLALKRGSSVLHSDVGSLGPMRRICQKSNLMSPSRNICSSLPGNLLPTPSSPLRKGASQGSTALNRESLHLDEPKYGSSEIQDAENGYNRIPSASVVPIPSQSSETGRKILQQLDKLVPSPKEKSSELKIVDRDETPSRLTQNMLHGWALKRMEDIDSSKFLKVQVSDNLDVPSSSHLKSLGSSTSQKQERAGENDPLKPAITGTQLTSEAVGVKKSAMYATDAKPGMRSADFAFSVTAAVPSQKKPSFQMSAPEDSLDLDNYNYYVKDTSGLASTGDDKYELISECKKDGSGNLEKSPGSSSKSMPNSTLMLDRGSEAKAFDRPGSEKHDAFLFRAASPFKNSSQTPSPPMSTTLLERSTPQKEDVAGPTFKFGFKEAQSSTFSSTMTAVSNPASQNFGVSNDATSTCSDGSNSDKEGNQNAGGVFKLFGNAASLGLSCSTSPALFAFGSSATPTLSNCSLSSALMISAASAMTFSDGLVTSVFSSSIVTSTSSVSPTISSAVTVCSTMPTFQFGSGASIGASISVTPSPNQPDSKVLEGKSVKASSFGISSSITLDSAVAFSRTGSNNSASATSSVFSSMGTSSSSVVQESPLFSSTGSGSMALSTSSVSTDNGFFATTASAHSSGEKLSFANNSTQTLPSFGATGSTCSLFGSATPATRSFATSSIFSFSTSGSSSSSASSVSFASTAPFATSFGSGSVFPFFTGAGSSSSSGSSYSFASTAADTFNSISRPSTSSIFCSTFGSTTSSPSTGFSFGLSAPSSASSFRFGTSSGPAFSYTSAGTTATTSPSPCGVQNPAVSFSSGAPGNDQMNVEDSMADDTNQASAPVVPTVGQQTNLTANPSFMFSSPAAPSGGPSVFQSGSQQNTSIPQNPSSFQAAGSLEFAAGGSFSLGSGGGDKSGRKYIRVRRDKHRKK, encoded by the exons ATGTCGGTGGTGGCGTACGAGGGTGGCGGCGGGGGAAAGTTCCCGAAGCGCTCCTCCCGCTGGTCCCCCGCGACGCCCTATAACCGTCCCCCGGCCGCGGCCCGAGGCCTCCTCCGGGGCCGCCACGCGGCTGCGGCGGAGTCAGGGGGGAGCGGCTGGTTGTCCAAGCTCCTCGATCCCGCCTCCCGGATCATCGCCCGGAGCGCCTCCCGCCTCCTCTCCTCCGTCTCCCGCAAGCGCCTCGCCGATCCCCCGGCAGCCCCAG AGGGAAACTATCAATCTAgacaagaagttcctgaggTGCCTTCTATT AATTCATCATCTGAAGTACAAGAACGGCATGGCCATGGTGGAGGGAACCCAAAAGATAATCATGATGCTGGTGGGGCTCATCAAGAAATAAATCCGGACAGTGGTGGAATTTCTGAACTTGAACAACTACTGAAGCAGAAAACATTCACAAG GGttgagcttgaatgcttgacaGAATTATTGCGTTTGCGAACTATTGAACCAAGTACATCACAACCAGCAGTCAATCATGAGAATGAAGAAAAAGCAAATGTTTCGGGGCAGGGAATTCAAAACAAGGTGTCTACTGCTGAACCAAGTACATCACAACCGGCAGACATTCATGACCAAAAGGAAAAGGCAAATGTTCCAGAGCAGGAAGCAGTAGCATCCTTCAGATTACATGGGAGTGTTACAACTCCATTCAGTTTGGCG ATTCCTGTGGAAACTGCTTCACCAGCAGAAATTGCTAAAACTTATATGGGTTCTAGATCTTCAAAAGTATCTCTGTCCACTCTAAGTCTGCGAAGCCAAATTTTTCAGGAAGATGCAGCTCCATATGCGAGAAAATCATTCAATATGGCAATTGCACCAAGATTTGTTGTCCGCTTTTCTGGAATACCTGATCTTACGGAGAATGGCTATACTACCCCAAGACCACATGGCAGATCAGCAATATACAGAATGTCTCGTTCTCCATATTTTAAGGCTCATCCAATGACTAACATCAGG GGTGGCAGACCTGTGGATGGCTATTCTGGTCCCTCAACATCATCTCAATGGACATCAACAAACATCTTGCAGTCTGGAAGCAAATTG GCTCTAAAACGGGGGAGTTCAGTCTTACATAGTGATGTAGGTTCTTTAGGTCCTATGCGCAGGATTTGTCAGAAATCTAATTTAATGTCTCCATCAAGAAACATATGCTCATCACTTCCTGGAAATCTTCTTCCAACTCCCTCATCCCCTCTCAGGAAAGGTGCCAGTCAAGGATCTACAGCTTTAAATCGAGAGTCTCTACATTTAGATGAACCAAAATATGGTTCATCAGAAATACAGGACGCAGAAAATGGATATAATAGAATTCCTTCAGCAAGCGTTGTTCCCATTCCTTCCCAGTCCAGTGAGACAGGCAGGAAAATACTTCAACAACTTGATAAACTAGTGCCATCACCAAAAGAGAAATCATCTGAACTGAAAATTGTCGACAGGGATGAAACGCCATCTAGGTTGACACAAAATATGTTACATGGATGGGCTCTCAAGAGGATGGAAGATATAGATTCATCTAAGTTTCTGAAAGTGCAAGTCAGTGATAATTTGGATGTTCCTAGCAGTTCCCATCTGAAAAGCCTCGGAAGTTCTACTTCTCAAAAACAAGAGAGGGCTGGAGAGAATGACCCATTAAAGCCTGCCATTACAGGAACTCAACTGACATCTGAAGCCGTTGGCGTGAAAAAATCTGCTATGTATGCTACAGATGCCAAACCTGGTATGAGGTCTGCAGATTTTGCCTTTTCAGTTACTGCTGCTGTCCCTTCACAAAAGAAACCATCATTCCAGATGAGTGCCCCTGAG GATTCTTTGGATTtggataattataattattatgtCAAAGATACCTCTGGTCTGGCTTCCACTGGAGATGATAAATATGAATTGATATCAGAGTGCAAGAAAGATGGTTCTGGAAATTTGGAGAAGTCTCCAGGATCTTCATCCAAAAGCATGCCTAATTCGACCTTGATGTTGGACAGGGGATCTGAGGCAAAAGCATTTGACAGGCCTGGAAGTGAAAAACATGATGCCTTTCTTTTTCGTGCTGCTTCTCCATTCAAGAATTCTTCCCAGACACCTTCACCACCTATGTCAACCACGTTGCTTGAGAGATCAACTCCGCAAAAGGAAGACGTTGCTGGTCCTACATTTAAATTTGGCTTTAAAGAGGCACAATCTTCTACATTCTCTTCAACTATGACTGCTGTTAGTAATCCAGCAAGCCAGAATTTTGGTGTAAG CAACGATGCTACATCAACTTGTTCAGATGGTTCAAATTCAGATAAAGAAGGTAATCAGAATGCTGGAGGTGTGTTCAAATTATTTGGAAATGCTGCTTCCTTGGGGTTGTCTTGTTCAACTAGTCCAGCCCTGTTTGCTTTTGGATCTTCTGCAACACCAACGCTAAGCAATTGTTCACTGTCTTCAGCCTTGATGATTTCTGCTGCCTCAGCCATGACATTCTCTGATGGTCTGGTGACCTCCGTTTTCTCCTCTAGCATAGTCACTAGCACCAGTTCTGTTAGTCCTACTATCTCATCTGCAGTCACTGTATGTTCCACGATGCCAACATTCCAGTTTGGCTCTGGTGCCTCTATAGGTGCTTCCATCTCAGTTACACCATCTCCAAACCAACCTGATTCTAAAGTTTTGGAAGGAAAGTCTGTTAAGGCATCCTCTTTTGGCATAAGCAGTTCCATCACTCTTGATTCAGCGGTTGCATTCTCAAGGACAGGCAGCAACAATTCTGCTTCAGCAACATCATctgtattttcaagcatgggaACAAGCAGTTCCTCTGTTGTGCAAGAGTCACCATTATTTTCAAGCACAGGCAGTGGTTCCATGGCTCTATCGACATCTTCGGTCTCTACAGACAATGGTTTTTTTGCAACCACTGCTTCAGCGCACTCTAGCGGTGAGAAGTTGTCCTTTGCTAATAACAGTACTCAGACCTTGCCTTCTTTTGGTGCCACAG GTTCGACTTGCTCGCTATTTGGGTCTGCAACTCCTGCTACCAGATCTTTTGCTACAAGttccatcttttctttttccaccAGTGGCAGTTCTTCCAGTTCTGCAAGCAGTGTGTCCTTTGCATCAACAGCACCTTTTG CGACATCTTTTGGTTCAGGTTCtgttttcccttttttcactGGCGCtggttcttcttccagctctgGCAGCAGCTATTCCTTTGCATCAACAGCTGCAGATACATTCAATTCCATTTCTCGGCCATCAACATCGTCCATTTTTTGTTCCACTTTTGGATCCACCACATCCTCACCATCGACAGGATTTTCATTTGGATTGTCTGCCCCCTCTTCAGCTAGTTCTTTTAGATTTGGCACATCATCTGGGCCAGCATTCTCATACACTTCAGCTGGAACCACTGCAACCACCTCTCCCTCGCCTTGCGGAGTACAAAATCCGGCAGTTAGTTTCAGTTCAGGAGCTCCCGGAAATGATCAGATGAATGTTGAGGATAGCATGGCTGATGACACCAACCAGGCTTCTGCTCCCGTGGTTCCGACAGTTGGTCAACAGACAAATTTAACTGCCAACCCAAGCTTTATGTTCAGCTCTCCAGCTGCTCCATCCGGTGGGCCATCAGTCTTTCAAAGTGGGAGCCAGCAGAATACTTCCATTCCGCAGAACCCCTCTTCATTTCAAGCGGCTGGCAGTCTAGAGTTCGCTGCTGGAGGCAGCTTTTCTTTGGGAAGTGGTGGTGGTGACAAGTCTGGCCGCAAGTACATAAGAGTTAGACGAGATAAACATAGGAAAAAGTAG
- the LOC103724243 gene encoding nuclear pore complex protein NUP1-like isoform X8, with the protein MSVVAYEGGGGGKFPKRSSRWSPATPYNRPPAAARGLLRGRHAAAAESGGSGWLSKLLDPASRIIARSASRLLSSVSRKRLADPPAAPEGNYQSRQEVPEVPSINSSSEVQERHGHGGGNPKDNHDAGGAHQEINPDSGGISELEQLLKQKTFTRVELECLTELLRLRTIEPSTSQPAVNHENEEKANVSGQGIQNKVSTAEPSTSQPADIHDQKEKANVPEQEAVASFRLHGSVTTPFSLAIPVETASPAEIAKTYMGSRSSKVSLSTLSLRSQIFQEDAAPYARKSFNMAIAPRFVVRFSGIPDLTENGYTTPRPHGRSAIYRMSRSPYFKAHPMTNIRGGRPVDGYSGPSTSSQWTSTNILQSGSKLALKRGSSVLHSDVGSLGPMRRICQKSNLMSPSRNICSSLPGNLLPTPSSPLRKGASQGSTALNRESLHLDEPKYGSSEIQDAENGYNRIPSASVVPIPSQSSETGRKILQQLDKLVPSPKEKSSELKIVDRDETPSRLTQNMLHGWALKRMEDIDSSKFLKVQVSDNLDVPSSSHLKSLGSSTSQKQERAGENDPLKPAITGTQLTSEAVGVKKSAMYATDAKPGMRSADFAFSVTAAVPSQKKPSFQMSAPEDSLDLDNYNYYVKDTSGLASTGDDKYELISECKKDGSGNLEKSPGSSSKSMPNSTLMLDRGSEAKAFDRPGSEKHDAFLFRAASPFKNSSQTPSPPMSTTLLERSTPQKEDVAGPTFKFGFKEAQSSTFSSTMTAVSNPASQNFGVSNDATSTCSDGSNSDKEGNQNAGGVFKLFGNAASLGLSCSTSPALFAFGSSATPTLSNCSLSSALMISAASAMTFSDGLVTSVFSSSIVTSTSSVSPTISSAVTVCSTMPTFQFGSGASIGASISVTPSPNQPDSKVLEGKSVKASSFGISSSITLDSAVAFSRTGSNNSASATSSVFSSMGTSSSSVVQESPLFSSTGSGSMALSTSSVSTDNGFFATTASAHSSGSTCSLFGSATPATRSFATSSIFSFSTSGSSSSSASSVSFASTAPFATSFGSGSVFPFFTGAGSSSSSGSSYSFASTAADTFNSISRPSTSSIFCSTFGSTTSSPSTGFSFGLSAPSSASSFRFGTSSGPAFSYTSAGTTATTSPSPCGVQNPAVSFSSGAPGNDQMNVEDSMADDTNQASAPVVPTVGQQTNLTANPSFMFSSPAAPSGGPSVFQSGSQQNTSIPQNPSSFQAAGSLEFAAGGSFSLGSGGGDKSGRKYIRVRRDKHRKK; encoded by the exons ATGTCGGTGGTGGCGTACGAGGGTGGCGGCGGGGGAAAGTTCCCGAAGCGCTCCTCCCGCTGGTCCCCCGCGACGCCCTATAACCGTCCCCCGGCCGCGGCCCGAGGCCTCCTCCGGGGCCGCCACGCGGCTGCGGCGGAGTCAGGGGGGAGCGGCTGGTTGTCCAAGCTCCTCGATCCCGCCTCCCGGATCATCGCCCGGAGCGCCTCCCGCCTCCTCTCCTCCGTCTCCCGCAAGCGCCTCGCCGATCCCCCGGCAGCCCCAG AGGGAAACTATCAATCTAgacaagaagttcctgaggTGCCTTCTATT AATTCATCATCTGAAGTACAAGAACGGCATGGCCATGGTGGAGGGAACCCAAAAGATAATCATGATGCTGGTGGGGCTCATCAAGAAATAAATCCGGACAGTGGTGGAATTTCTGAACTTGAACAACTACTGAAGCAGAAAACATTCACAAG GGttgagcttgaatgcttgacaGAATTATTGCGTTTGCGAACTATTGAACCAAGTACATCACAACCAGCAGTCAATCATGAGAATGAAGAAAAAGCAAATGTTTCGGGGCAGGGAATTCAAAACAAGGTGTCTACTGCTGAACCAAGTACATCACAACCGGCAGACATTCATGACCAAAAGGAAAAGGCAAATGTTCCAGAGCAGGAAGCAGTAGCATCCTTCAGATTACATGGGAGTGTTACAACTCCATTCAGTTTGGCG ATTCCTGTGGAAACTGCTTCACCAGCAGAAATTGCTAAAACTTATATGGGTTCTAGATCTTCAAAAGTATCTCTGTCCACTCTAAGTCTGCGAAGCCAAATTTTTCAGGAAGATGCAGCTCCATATGCGAGAAAATCATTCAATATGGCAATTGCACCAAGATTTGTTGTCCGCTTTTCTGGAATACCTGATCTTACGGAGAATGGCTATACTACCCCAAGACCACATGGCAGATCAGCAATATACAGAATGTCTCGTTCTCCATATTTTAAGGCTCATCCAATGACTAACATCAGG GGTGGCAGACCTGTGGATGGCTATTCTGGTCCCTCAACATCATCTCAATGGACATCAACAAACATCTTGCAGTCTGGAAGCAAATTG GCTCTAAAACGGGGGAGTTCAGTCTTACATAGTGATGTAGGTTCTTTAGGTCCTATGCGCAGGATTTGTCAGAAATCTAATTTAATGTCTCCATCAAGAAACATATGCTCATCACTTCCTGGAAATCTTCTTCCAACTCCCTCATCCCCTCTCAGGAAAGGTGCCAGTCAAGGATCTACAGCTTTAAATCGAGAGTCTCTACATTTAGATGAACCAAAATATGGTTCATCAGAAATACAGGACGCAGAAAATGGATATAATAGAATTCCTTCAGCAAGCGTTGTTCCCATTCCTTCCCAGTCCAGTGAGACAGGCAGGAAAATACTTCAACAACTTGATAAACTAGTGCCATCACCAAAAGAGAAATCATCTGAACTGAAAATTGTCGACAGGGATGAAACGCCATCTAGGTTGACACAAAATATGTTACATGGATGGGCTCTCAAGAGGATGGAAGATATAGATTCATCTAAGTTTCTGAAAGTGCAAGTCAGTGATAATTTGGATGTTCCTAGCAGTTCCCATCTGAAAAGCCTCGGAAGTTCTACTTCTCAAAAACAAGAGAGGGCTGGAGAGAATGACCCATTAAAGCCTGCCATTACAGGAACTCAACTGACATCTGAAGCCGTTGGCGTGAAAAAATCTGCTATGTATGCTACAGATGCCAAACCTGGTATGAGGTCTGCAGATTTTGCCTTTTCAGTTACTGCTGCTGTCCCTTCACAAAAGAAACCATCATTCCAGATGAGTGCCCCTGAG GATTCTTTGGATTtggataattataattattatgtCAAAGATACCTCTGGTCTGGCTTCCACTGGAGATGATAAATATGAATTGATATCAGAGTGCAAGAAAGATGGTTCTGGAAATTTGGAGAAGTCTCCAGGATCTTCATCCAAAAGCATGCCTAATTCGACCTTGATGTTGGACAGGGGATCTGAGGCAAAAGCATTTGACAGGCCTGGAAGTGAAAAACATGATGCCTTTCTTTTTCGTGCTGCTTCTCCATTCAAGAATTCTTCCCAGACACCTTCACCACCTATGTCAACCACGTTGCTTGAGAGATCAACTCCGCAAAAGGAAGACGTTGCTGGTCCTACATTTAAATTTGGCTTTAAAGAGGCACAATCTTCTACATTCTCTTCAACTATGACTGCTGTTAGTAATCCAGCAAGCCAGAATTTTGGTGTAAG CAACGATGCTACATCAACTTGTTCAGATGGTTCAAATTCAGATAAAGAAGGTAATCAGAATGCTGGAGGTGTGTTCAAATTATTTGGAAATGCTGCTTCCTTGGGGTTGTCTTGTTCAACTAGTCCAGCCCTGTTTGCTTTTGGATCTTCTGCAACACCAACGCTAAGCAATTGTTCACTGTCTTCAGCCTTGATGATTTCTGCTGCCTCAGCCATGACATTCTCTGATGGTCTGGTGACCTCCGTTTTCTCCTCTAGCATAGTCACTAGCACCAGTTCTGTTAGTCCTACTATCTCATCTGCAGTCACTGTATGTTCCACGATGCCAACATTCCAGTTTGGCTCTGGTGCCTCTATAGGTGCTTCCATCTCAGTTACACCATCTCCAAACCAACCTGATTCTAAAGTTTTGGAAGGAAAGTCTGTTAAGGCATCCTCTTTTGGCATAAGCAGTTCCATCACTCTTGATTCAGCGGTTGCATTCTCAAGGACAGGCAGCAACAATTCTGCTTCAGCAACATCATctgtattttcaagcatgggaACAAGCAGTTCCTCTGTTGTGCAAGAGTCACCATTATTTTCAAGCACAGGCAGTGGTTCCATGGCTCTATCGACATCTTCGGTCTCTACAGACAATGGTTTTTTTGCAACCACTGCTTCAGCGCACTCTAGCG GTTCGACTTGCTCGCTATTTGGGTCTGCAACTCCTGCTACCAGATCTTTTGCTACAAGttccatcttttctttttccaccAGTGGCAGTTCTTCCAGTTCTGCAAGCAGTGTGTCCTTTGCATCAACAGCACCTTTTG CGACATCTTTTGGTTCAGGTTCtgttttcccttttttcactGGCGCtggttcttcttccagctctgGCAGCAGCTATTCCTTTGCATCAACAGCTGCAGATACATTCAATTCCATTTCTCGGCCATCAACATCGTCCATTTTTTGTTCCACTTTTGGATCCACCACATCCTCACCATCGACAGGATTTTCATTTGGATTGTCTGCCCCCTCTTCAGCTAGTTCTTTTAGATTTGGCACATCATCTGGGCCAGCATTCTCATACACTTCAGCTGGAACCACTGCAACCACCTCTCCCTCGCCTTGCGGAGTACAAAATCCGGCAGTTAGTTTCAGTTCAGGAGCTCCCGGAAATGATCAGATGAATGTTGAGGATAGCATGGCTGATGACACCAACCAGGCTTCTGCTCCCGTGGTTCCGACAGTTGGTCAACAGACAAATTTAACTGCCAACCCAAGCTTTATGTTCAGCTCTCCAGCTGCTCCATCCGGTGGGCCATCAGTCTTTCAAAGTGGGAGCCAGCAGAATACTTCCATTCCGCAGAACCCCTCTTCATTTCAAGCGGCTGGCAGTCTAGAGTTCGCTGCTGGAGGCAGCTTTTCTTTGGGAAGTGGTGGTGGTGACAAGTCTGGCCGCAAGTACATAAGAGTTAGACGAGATAAACATAGGAAAAAGTAG